One region of Paenibacillus polymyxa M1 genomic DNA includes:
- a CDS encoding UPF0489 family protein yields MNNEWENDVNWKVHTDNKKVYIMRDHNWAFAAWELAKLDERIKGQSLVVHVDAHLDDVPDGVLVKNLLEAKTESEILSLSKGHDYTTGSLSSESYLMRIDNFIWASLARKTIEEVIYVSRYRDDIFKLEELREEETQLSKLIRSKLPINFNYKHQRFREIDDFLHAFDQDSFSKKSVTDLLS; encoded by the coding sequence TTGAATAACGAATGGGAAAATGATGTTAATTGGAAAGTTCATACTGACAACAAAAAAGTTTACATAATGAGAGATCATAATTGGGCTTTCGCAGCATGGGAGTTAGCAAAACTTGATGAACGAATAAAGGGACAATCCTTAGTTGTTCATGTTGATGCACACCTAGATGATGTTCCTGATGGTGTTTTAGTTAAAAACCTATTGGAAGCTAAAACAGAAAGTGAAATATTAAGCTTAAGCAAAGGCCATGACTACACGACTGGTTCTTTATCATCTGAGTCGTATTTAATGCGAATTGACAACTTTATTTGGGCATCTCTTGCTCGTAAAACCATTGAAGAAGTAATTTATGTTTCAAGATACAGAGACGACATTTTTAAGCTGGAAGAACTGAGAGAAGAAGAAACCCAACTAAGCAAATTGATACGCTCTAAATTACCCATAAACTTTAACTATAAGCACCAGAGATTTAGAGAAATTGATGATTTTCTTCATGCATTTGATCAGGACTCTTTTAGTAAAAAGTCGGTAACAGATCTGCTATCCTAG